In one window of Carassius carassius chromosome 38, fCarCar2.1, whole genome shotgun sequence DNA:
- the rab43 gene encoding ras-related protein Rab-43 encodes MSLLDSDDSYDLVFKIVLVGDVGVGKTCVVQRFKSGIFIEKQGNTIGVDFTMKTLEIHGKRVKLQIWDTAGQERFRTITQSYYRSANGAIITYDITKRASFMSVPKWMEDVKKYGGSNIVPLLIGNKSDLTDLREVSFEDAQTVAHQLDFVSAIETSAKDSSNVEEAFNQMASELILRHGGPMFTENVTDSFKLSSKDVTNEGWGCGC; translated from the exons ATGTCACTGCTGGACTCTGACGACAGCTACGATTTAGTCTTCAAAATCGTTCTTGTTGGAGATGTCGGTGTCGGCAAAACGTGTGTGGTGCAGCGCTTCAAGAGCGGTATATTCATCGAGAAACAGGGGAACACGATCGGTGTGGATTTCACCATGAAGACGCTGGAGATCCACGGGAAGAGGGTTAAG TTACAGATTTGGGATACAGCTGGACAGGAGCGGTTTCGCACGATCACACAGAGTTACTACCGCAGCGCCAATGGTGCCATCATCACTTACGACATCACAAAGAGAGCCTCTTTCATGTCTGTGCCCAAGTGGATGGAGGATGTGAAGAAATATGGCGGTTCCAACATTGTTCCTCTGTTAATTG GTAATAAATCAGACTTGACCGACTTGCGTGAAGTTTCATTTGAAGATGCACAGACCGTGGCTCATCAGCTGGATTTTGTCAGTGCCATCGAGACTTCAGCCAAGGACTCCAGCAATGTGGAAGAGGCATTTAACCAAATGGCCAGTGAGCTCATTCTCAGACATGGCGGGCCCATGTTCACTGAAAATGTAACAGACAGCTTTAAACTCAGCAGCAAGGATGTGACCAACGAGGGCTGGGGATGTGGGTGTTGA